The Polyangiaceae bacterium genome includes a region encoding these proteins:
- the cobA gene encoding uroporphyrinogen-III C-methyltransferase, with protein sequence MSQGKVWLVGAGPGEPGLITVRGLEVLSQADVVLYDALAHPSLLDACPGADKRYVGKRYAFDNPPQAGINRVLIEEAKQGKKVVRLKGGDPFLFARGAEEAEALADAGIPFEVVPGVPSPVAAAAYAGMSLTHRDLSSSTTFITGSDKAGKEWSPDAWKKLATATDTICVLMGMRRIEDITRAIIDGGRDPGTPAAVIQWGARPEQRVEVATLGTIAQRVRDSGITNPAIIVVGQIVSLRDKLSWYDSRPLFGKRILVPRPAHQAVATAEAVRARSARPIAFPVIEIVDPPEPERLLAAARDVQRYDWVLFTSANGVDRFFAALAQVGRDARAFATAKIGVIGPKTGKALDRFGLRPDLVAKEYVGEALAEAILGAGDVRRVLIPRALEAREDLPKLLEASGAEVNVVPAYETRPVGKKQAEELRDMIESGDVDVVMFTSGSTVSSTVELLGDRAVELLGRITVASIGPITTRAAEARGVTPAVTASEYTVDGLLDALEAQFRP encoded by the coding sequence ATGTCCCAGGGAAAGGTATGGCTGGTGGGCGCGGGGCCGGGAGAGCCGGGGCTCATCACCGTGCGCGGGCTCGAGGTGCTGAGCCAAGCGGACGTGGTGCTGTACGACGCCCTCGCGCATCCCTCGCTCCTCGATGCCTGTCCGGGCGCCGACAAGCGCTACGTTGGCAAGCGCTACGCCTTCGACAACCCGCCGCAGGCCGGCATCAATCGCGTGCTCATCGAGGAAGCGAAGCAGGGCAAGAAGGTGGTGCGCCTCAAGGGCGGCGATCCGTTCTTGTTCGCGCGCGGTGCGGAGGAAGCCGAAGCCCTGGCGGACGCTGGCATTCCTTTCGAGGTGGTGCCCGGTGTTCCCTCGCCGGTGGCAGCCGCGGCCTACGCCGGCATGTCGCTCACGCATCGCGATCTGTCGTCGAGCACCACGTTCATCACCGGAAGCGACAAGGCCGGCAAGGAGTGGTCGCCCGACGCGTGGAAGAAGCTCGCGACCGCGACGGACACCATCTGCGTGCTGATGGGCATGCGGCGTATCGAGGACATCACCCGCGCGATCATCGACGGTGGTCGCGACCCCGGTACTCCCGCGGCCGTGATCCAGTGGGGCGCGCGGCCGGAGCAGCGCGTAGAGGTCGCCACGCTCGGGACCATTGCCCAGCGTGTGCGCGACAGCGGCATCACGAACCCGGCCATCATCGTGGTCGGGCAGATCGTGTCTTTGCGCGACAAGCTCTCCTGGTACGACTCGCGGCCGCTGTTCGGGAAGCGCATCTTGGTGCCGCGCCCGGCACACCAAGCGGTGGCCACGGCGGAGGCAGTGCGCGCGCGTTCGGCTCGGCCCATCGCGTTCCCGGTGATCGAGATCGTGGATCCACCGGAGCCGGAGCGGCTCTTGGCCGCCGCCCGCGACGTGCAGCGCTACGACTGGGTGCTGTTCACCAGCGCCAACGGAGTGGATCGCTTCTTCGCTGCTCTCGCCCAGGTGGGCCGTGACGCCCGCGCTTTCGCGACGGCGAAGATCGGCGTGATCGGGCCCAAGACCGGCAAGGCGCTGGATCGCTTCGGTCTCAGGCCGGATCTGGTGGCCAAGGAGTACGTGGGGGAAGCCTTGGCGGAGGCCATCCTCGGCGCCGGGGACGTGCGCCGCGTGCTCATTCCGCGAGCCTTGGAAGCGCGGGAGGACTTGCCCAAGCTGCTCGAGGCCAGCGGCGCCGAGGTGAACGTGGTGCCTGCCTACGAGACACGCCCGGTGGGGAAGAAGCAGGCGGAAGAGCTCCGCGACATGATCGAGAGCGGCGACGTGGACGTGGTGATGTTCACCTCCGGATCCACCGTGAGCTCCACCGTGGAGCTCTTGGGTGACCGCGCCGTCGAGCTCCTCGGCCGCATCACGGTGGCGAGCATCGGACCCATCACCACACGCGCGGCGGAGGCCCGCGGCGTGACGCCTGCGGTGACGGCCAGTGAGTACACCGTGGACGGGCTGCTTGACGCGCTGGAGGCGCAGTTCCGTCCCTGA
- a CDS encoding glycoside hydrolase family 5 protein produces MAVGCGSSGGGGGANPDGGSGASATGGAAGSNTGGAAGSGGAAGSGGAAGSGGAAGSGGAAGSSGGASGSGGAAGSGGGTSWYAGVNLSGAEFGESNLPGTYGTTYTYPTQQELDYFIGKGLSIFRVPFRWERLQQSKGAALDATELSRLDTVVSYATGKGASVILDPHNYARYYGDVIGGGVVSNADFADFWGKLAGHYKADAHVLFGLMNEPHDMPTEQWLAAANAAITAIRNAGATQLVLVPGNAWTGAHSWTQNWYGTPNSQVMNGVVDSANNFAFELHQYLDADYSGTNANCQSATIGSQKLADVTAWLSSNGKKGFLGEVAGGNNATCQAAIADMLGYMKQHQDVWIGFTWWAAGPWWGNYMFTLEPQNLGSSPVDAPQLAWLTPYL; encoded by the coding sequence ATGGCTGTCGGCTGCGGCAGCAGTGGCGGCGGCGGCGGAGCCAATCCGGACGGCGGCTCCGGCGCCAGCGCCACGGGTGGCGCCGCGGGGTCGAACACTGGAGGTGCCGCGGGCAGCGGGGGTGCTGCGGGCAGCGGGGGTGCTGCGGGCAGCGGCGGTGCTGCGGGCAGCGGGGGTGCTGCGGGCAGCAGTGGCGGCGCGAGTGGCAGTGGCGGCGCCGCGGGAAGTGGCGGCGGTACCAGCTGGTACGCCGGCGTGAATCTCTCGGGGGCAGAGTTCGGCGAGAGCAATCTGCCCGGCACCTACGGCACCACGTACACGTATCCCACCCAGCAAGAGCTCGACTACTTCATCGGCAAGGGGCTCTCCATCTTCCGCGTGCCGTTCCGCTGGGAGCGCCTGCAGCAGAGCAAGGGCGCCGCGTTGGACGCCACGGAGCTGTCACGCTTGGACACCGTGGTGAGCTACGCCACCGGCAAGGGCGCCTCGGTGATCCTCGATCCCCACAACTACGCCCGCTACTACGGCGACGTGATCGGCGGCGGCGTCGTGAGCAACGCCGACTTCGCGGACTTCTGGGGCAAGCTCGCTGGGCACTACAAGGCAGACGCCCACGTGCTGTTCGGCCTCATGAACGAGCCCCACGACATGCCCACGGAACAGTGGCTGGCCGCGGCCAACGCCGCCATCACGGCCATTCGCAACGCGGGCGCGACGCAGCTGGTGCTGGTGCCGGGCAACGCCTGGACCGGCGCCCACAGCTGGACGCAAAACTGGTACGGCACGCCGAACAGCCAAGTGATGAACGGCGTCGTCGACTCGGCAAACAACTTCGCCTTCGAGCTGCATCAGTACTTGGATGCGGACTACTCCGGCACCAACGCCAATTGCCAGAGCGCCACCATCGGGTCCCAAAAGCTCGCGGACGTCACCGCCTGGCTCTCCTCCAACGGCAAGAAGGGGTTTTTGGGCGAGGTCGCCGGCGGCAACAACGCTACCTGTCAGGCCGCCATCGCCGACATGCTCGGCTACATGAAGCAACACCAGGACGTGTGGATCGGTTTCACCTGGTGGGCCGCGGGGCCCTGGTGGGGAAACTACATGTTCACCCTCGAGCCCCAAAACCTCGGCAGCTCACCGGTCGACGCGCCGCAGCTCGCCTGGCTCACGCCGTATCTGTAG
- a CDS encoding FHA domain-containing protein — MSGYLLRISHAGAELGEYAVRPLSKLRIGRAPECDVAIEHPTVSRTHAILDVGPYQIEIRDADSASGTWVNGLHVQRQVVRAGDVIRVGAVEIEIRSTDTA, encoded by the coding sequence GTGAGCGGTTACCTCTTGCGGATTAGCCACGCCGGCGCGGAGCTCGGAGAGTACGCCGTGCGGCCGTTGAGCAAGCTCCGCATCGGACGCGCGCCGGAGTGCGATGTCGCGATCGAGCACCCGACCGTGTCACGGACTCACGCGATCTTGGACGTTGGCCCGTACCAGATCGAGATTCGAGATGCAGACAGCGCGTCCGGGACCTGGGTGAACGGTCTCCACGTGCAGCGGCAAGTGGTGCGTGCGGGGGACGTGATTCGCGTGGGCGCCGTGGAGATCGAGATTCGCTCTACAGATACGGCGTGA
- a CDS encoding MFS transporter — MSAATKRPRRGIRAAIRANVLVLGLGSLFTDFSSEMINPLLPLFFAGLAPVIGAAFWVGLSEGVAETTASMLKIFSGRISDRLHKRKSLVLAGYGVSSLARPAIALAALAWHVVALKFFDRVGKGLRTSPRDALIADSVDAGHRGLAFSFHRAMDHTGAVLGPLTAMALLYLWLGYARWGGVGGGVSAEEMHAMRVLFGVALVPGVIAVAVLALGVREIVPAAESGPGGTGEWRQLPRRFKLFVAIVSLFALGNSSDMFLLLYGHELFGWGLMPLILLWIALHVSKIVFSIPGGIVSDKLGRRPVIISGWIVYALIYLGLAVVAAEWAFWLLLIAYGFYYGMTEGAEKALVTDFVPSSQRGTAFGIYHGAIGLAALPASLLFGVFWEAIGPRVAFGIGAVLAGLAAVGLSALVSVDGARS; from the coding sequence ATGAGCGCCGCCACGAAGAGACCGCGCCGAGGCATTCGAGCGGCCATCCGCGCCAACGTCCTGGTGCTGGGGCTCGGGAGCCTGTTCACGGATTTCTCGAGCGAGATGATCAATCCGCTCTTGCCGCTGTTCTTCGCGGGGCTGGCCCCTGTGATCGGCGCGGCGTTCTGGGTCGGCCTGTCGGAGGGCGTCGCCGAGACCACGGCGAGCATGCTCAAGATCTTCTCGGGTCGCATCAGCGATAGACTCCACAAGCGCAAGTCGCTGGTGCTCGCCGGTTATGGTGTTTCCAGCCTGGCCCGGCCGGCCATCGCGCTGGCCGCCCTCGCCTGGCACGTGGTGGCGCTGAAGTTCTTCGACCGCGTGGGTAAGGGTCTGCGCACGTCACCGCGCGACGCCTTGATCGCCGATTCGGTGGACGCGGGGCACCGGGGGCTCGCCTTCAGCTTCCACCGCGCGATGGACCACACCGGGGCCGTGCTCGGTCCGCTGACGGCGATGGCCCTGCTTTATCTCTGGCTCGGCTACGCGCGGTGGGGCGGCGTTGGTGGCGGCGTGAGCGCCGAGGAGATGCACGCGATGCGCGTGCTGTTCGGCGTCGCGCTGGTTCCGGGCGTGATTGCCGTAGCCGTGCTCGCTCTCGGCGTGCGTGAGATCGTCCCTGCGGCGGAGTCCGGACCTGGAGGCACGGGGGAATGGCGTCAGCTGCCGCGGCGCTTCAAGCTGTTCGTGGCGATCGTGTCGCTGTTCGCGTTGGGGAACAGCTCCGACATGTTCCTGCTGCTCTATGGGCACGAGCTGTTCGGATGGGGGCTCATGCCGTTGATCCTGCTCTGGATCGCGCTGCACGTTTCCAAGATCGTGTTCAGCATCCCGGGCGGCATCGTGAGCGACAAGCTCGGGCGCCGTCCGGTGATCATCAGCGGCTGGATCGTCTACGCGCTGATCTATCTCGGGTTGGCCGTGGTCGCCGCCGAGTGGGCGTTCTGGCTCCTGCTCATCGCCTATGGCTTCTACTACGGCATGACGGAAGGCGCGGAGAAGGCGCTGGTGACGGACTTCGTTCCGAGCAGCCAACGCGGGACGGCGTTCGGCATCTACCATGGTGCAATCGGCTTGGCGGCGCTTCCTGCGAGCCTGCTCTTCGGGGTGTTCTGGGAAGCGATCGGGCCGCGCGTCGCGTTCGGCATCGGCGCGGTTCTCGCCGGATTGGCCGCTGTCGGGCTTTCCGCGCTGGTGTCTGTGGACGGGGCTCGGAGCTGA
- a CDS encoding class I SAM-dependent methyltransferase: protein MPEAIAALMRAPDRSEADRALDAGRKEDQLLAFIELQSGAKVAELGAGSGYTTEILARAVGPKGKVYAQNNKFILERFAEKPLTERMKKPVMKNVTRLDREFDDPFPKDVKDLDAVVNVLFYHDTFWMKVDRDKMNKAVFKALRPRGLYVIVDHSAQKGHGAEDVKTLHRVEKSVVQQEIERAGFHLAKEGHFLENPEDSRDWSASPGAAGDKRGSSDRFVLVFEKPDPKSM from the coding sequence GTGCCGGAGGCCATCGCCGCGCTGATGCGCGCACCGGACCGCAGCGAGGCGGATCGCGCGCTGGATGCTGGGCGCAAGGAAGACCAGCTGCTCGCGTTCATCGAGCTTCAGTCCGGCGCCAAGGTGGCCGAGCTCGGCGCGGGCTCGGGCTACACCACGGAGATCCTCGCGCGCGCCGTGGGCCCCAAGGGCAAGGTGTACGCGCAGAACAACAAGTTCATCCTGGAGCGCTTCGCGGAGAAGCCGCTCACCGAGCGCATGAAGAAGCCGGTGATGAAGAACGTCACCCGGCTGGACCGCGAGTTCGACGACCCGTTTCCGAAGGACGTGAAGGACCTCGACGCGGTCGTGAACGTGCTCTTCTATCACGACACCTTCTGGATGAAGGTGGACCGCGACAAGATGAACAAGGCCGTGTTCAAGGCGCTCCGCCCCCGCGGCTTGTACGTGATCGTCGATCACAGTGCGCAGAAGGGGCACGGCGCCGAGGACGTGAAGACGCTTCATCGCGTGGAGAAGTCGGTGGTGCAGCAAGAGATCGAGCGCGCCGGCTTCCACCTGGCCAAGGAGGGCCACTTCCTGGAAAACCCGGAGGACTCGCGGGACTGGAGCGCTTCCCCGGGAGCCGCCGGGGACAAGCGTGGCAGCAGCGATCGCTTCGTGCTCGTGTTCGAAAAGCCGGATCCGAAGTCGATGTGA
- a CDS encoding SUMF1/EgtB/PvdO family nonheme iron enzyme: MPKSEADPLGLQGETLAQKYDIEEVAGVGGFSVVYRARHRIWKKPVAVKFFNALAVPAGELRSGLQDAFVREGALLAELSSVSTGIVQAWDVGTYTSPSGEWLPYMVLEWLAGEALDLYLERDRTRWSLEEAMRLLAPVASALDAAHQRGVAHRDVKPGNLLVLGKPRSASAKVKLLDFGVAKVMEDKRVRAALATTGGTIRTFTPDYGAPEQFSKGQGATGPWTDVYALALVLVELLAGRRALEGEEIVDLAHASMDEARRPTPAALGVKVPAAVEAVLARAVAVNTEARYGSAGEFWAALEAGLAESNPHAPTLRPAQLSALSSQPDTTVQSAPLTEHSAPPTTPFGSPGSFAPPAQQPQARHSAPVDATQLSATGPSMHSHSTPAATISRPVPPAPSRRTGILLAMTGALGLLVAGGGGFWFWRKTAEPTRTLESKSVAAPEKVAAWAARRFSCPDNMVKIPAGQFYMGSDLDEALPTEKPSFSVKLDSFCMDLTEVTMSAYLSCSNDGKCKRPSADVRWPGITEHQREVYGPLCNVNSSNRGDHPVNCVSWDMADHFCTTRGARLPTEAEWEYATRGPDGRIYPWGDEEPTAAHLNACGTECVKWGEEHGESLTALYDASDGFPTTAPVGHFPAGRSRFGPMDVVGNVWEWVADWQGPYTASEKVNPKGPASGTRKVIRGGGWNGSYKSWLRPSFRYAQDPEALSHGIGFRCAMTLPRKAE; the protein is encoded by the coding sequence ATGCCCAAGAGTGAGGCAGATCCGCTAGGGCTTCAGGGCGAAACGCTCGCGCAGAAGTACGACATCGAGGAGGTGGCCGGCGTTGGTGGGTTCTCCGTCGTCTACCGTGCTCGGCATCGCATCTGGAAAAAGCCCGTCGCAGTGAAGTTCTTCAACGCGCTGGCCGTGCCGGCGGGAGAACTGCGCAGCGGACTGCAAGACGCGTTCGTGCGGGAGGGTGCGCTGCTCGCGGAGCTGTCCAGCGTCTCTACCGGCATCGTGCAGGCCTGGGACGTGGGGACCTACACGAGCCCCAGCGGGGAGTGGCTCCCGTACATGGTGCTGGAGTGGCTCGCGGGGGAGGCCCTGGATCTGTATCTCGAGCGCGATCGCACCCGCTGGTCCCTGGAAGAGGCGATGCGCCTGCTCGCCCCGGTGGCGTCCGCCCTCGATGCCGCGCATCAGCGCGGCGTCGCGCATCGCGACGTGAAGCCGGGGAACCTTCTGGTCCTCGGCAAGCCGCGCTCGGCGAGCGCCAAGGTCAAGCTGCTGGACTTCGGCGTCGCCAAGGTCATGGAAGACAAGCGCGTGCGCGCCGCGCTGGCCACCACCGGCGGCACCATCCGCACCTTCACGCCGGACTACGGAGCGCCGGAGCAGTTCAGCAAAGGGCAAGGTGCCACGGGGCCGTGGACGGACGTGTACGCCTTGGCGTTGGTGTTGGTGGAGCTGCTCGCCGGTCGGCGCGCGCTGGAGGGTGAAGAGATCGTGGATCTCGCCCACGCCAGCATGGACGAGGCACGGCGCCCGACTCCCGCCGCGTTGGGCGTGAAGGTGCCCGCCGCCGTGGAGGCGGTGCTCGCTCGCGCCGTCGCCGTGAACACGGAAGCGCGCTACGGCAGCGCCGGGGAGTTCTGGGCGGCCCTGGAGGCGGGCCTGGCGGAGAGCAATCCTCACGCCCCCACGCTGCGCCCCGCGCAGCTGTCCGCCCTCTCTTCCCAGCCGGACACCACCGTGCAGAGCGCGCCGCTCACGGAGCACTCCGCGCCCCCCACGACGCCCTTTGGTTCCCCGGGCTCCTTCGCGCCGCCCGCGCAGCAGCCGCAGGCTCGCCACAGCGCGCCGGTGGACGCGACGCAGCTGTCCGCGACGGGGCCGAGCATGCACTCCCACAGCACTCCCGCGGCGACCATCTCCCGGCCGGTGCCCCCCGCGCCCTCGCGGCGAACCGGCATCCTGCTGGCGATGACGGGAGCATTGGGACTATTGGTTGCGGGGGGAGGTGGATTTTGGTTTTGGCGAAAGACCGCGGAACCGACGCGGACGCTGGAGTCGAAGTCCGTCGCGGCGCCGGAGAAGGTCGCCGCCTGGGCGGCTCGGCGCTTCTCGTGTCCGGACAACATGGTGAAGATCCCGGCCGGGCAGTTCTACATGGGCTCGGACCTGGACGAAGCCCTGCCCACGGAGAAGCCGTCCTTCAGCGTAAAGCTCGACTCCTTCTGCATGGATCTCACGGAAGTGACGATGAGCGCGTATCTGTCGTGCTCGAACGACGGCAAGTGCAAGCGCCCTTCGGCGGACGTGCGCTGGCCCGGCATCACCGAGCACCAGCGCGAGGTGTACGGACCGCTGTGCAACGTGAACAGCTCCAATCGCGGAGATCATCCCGTCAACTGCGTGAGCTGGGACATGGCCGATCACTTCTGCACGACCCGCGGCGCGCGGCTGCCCACGGAGGCCGAGTGGGAGTACGCCACCCGCGGTCCGGATGGCCGCATCTACCCCTGGGGAGACGAAGAACCCACGGCCGCGCACCTGAACGCCTGCGGTACGGAGTGCGTGAAGTGGGGGGAAGAGCACGGCGAGTCCCTGACCGCGCTGTACGACGCGAGCGACGGCTTCCCCACCACGGCGCCCGTCGGTCATTTCCCCGCCGGCCGCTCGCGCTTCGGCCCCATGGACGTAGTGGGCAACGTGTGGGAGTGGGTCGCGGACTGGCAAGGCCCCTACACCGCCAGCGAGAAGGTGAACCCCAAGGGCCCCGCCAGCGGCACCCGCAAGGTGATCCGCGGCGGGGGCTGGAACGGCAGCTACAAGAGCTGGCTCCGGCCTTCGTTCCGCTACGCGCAGGACCCCGAGGCCCTGAGCCACGGCATCGGCTTCCGCTGTGCCATGACCTTGCCGCGCAAAGCGGAGTGA
- a CDS encoding DUF4339 domain-containing protein, with translation MQAVDVKLESSEMTVDDRWFVTNGVEAVGPVSFELMSRGVAAGRIPEGALVRHASWKVWRRLEELEGLSDSKRDEAVAKLAEASASMEVRASNPHHEAPLPPSSEELSASANDPVPPSIRPVAVDPVGVLESATDLDQALLLALSTSVTASSSHLGLVHRVRPDLNAIVCSFAHGPNTEQLLGERLAENDPSLLSAQAGHTVVGEQRLGEAGRYIAGRLSRAISGQRGVAMVPVMLNSAMFAMIEVGRTSRPFKAREIARVEEVADAVAQRILDANWLN, from the coding sequence ATGCAAGCGGTAGACGTGAAGTTGGAGTCGAGTGAGATGACGGTGGACGACCGCTGGTTCGTCACCAATGGCGTGGAAGCCGTGGGTCCCGTCAGCTTCGAGCTGATGAGCCGGGGCGTCGCCGCTGGGCGCATCCCCGAGGGCGCTCTGGTTCGTCACGCCTCCTGGAAGGTTTGGCGCCGTTTGGAGGAGCTCGAAGGGTTGAGTGACTCCAAGCGGGACGAAGCCGTGGCCAAGCTGGCCGAGGCCAGCGCCAGCATGGAGGTGCGCGCCAGCAACCCGCACCACGAAGCGCCGCTGCCGCCGAGCTCCGAAGAGCTATCGGCCTCCGCCAACGATCCGGTGCCGCCGTCCATTCGCCCGGTGGCCGTGGATCCCGTCGGCGTGCTCGAGAGCGCCACGGATCTGGATCAGGCGCTGCTCTTGGCGCTGTCCACTTCGGTCACGGCTTCCTCGTCGCACCTGGGTTTGGTGCATCGCGTGCGGCCGGATCTGAACGCCATCGTGTGCAGCTTCGCCCACGGCCCCAACACGGAGCAGCTCCTGGGTGAGCGCTTGGCGGAGAACGATCCGTCGCTGCTCTCGGCCCAAGCCGGCCACACCGTCGTGGGGGAGCAGCGCCTCGGCGAAGCCGGACGCTACATCGCCGGGCGCCTGTCGCGGGCCATCTCCGGTCAGCGCGGCGTGGCCATGGTGCCGGTCATGCTGAACAGCGCGATGTTCGCGATGATCGAGGTGGGGCGCACCTCGCGGCCTTTCAAGGCACGAGAGATCGCCCGCGTGGAAGAGGTCGCGGACGCCGTCGCCCAGCGGATCCTCGACGCCAATTGGCTGAATTGA
- a CDS encoding S-(hydroxymethyl)glutathione dehydrogenase/class III alcohol dehydrogenase: MDVRAAVAREAGKPLSIETVQLEGPKAGEVLVELKATGVCHTDEFTLSGKDPEGIFPSILGHEGAGVVVDVGPGVTSVKKGDHVIPLYTPECRECEFCLNPKTNLCQAIRATQGKGLMPDGTSRFSSGGKPLFHYMGTSTFASHTVLPEIAVAKIREDAPFEKVCYIGCGVTTGVGAVINTAKVEPGSKVVVFGLGGIGLNVIQGARLVGADMIVGVDLNPGRRAIAEKFGMTHFVNPKEVEGDLVPYLVNLTGGGADYTFECVGNVELMRQALECCHKGWGESVIIGVAPAGAEIATRPFQLVTGRVWRGSAFGGARGRTDVPKIVDWYMDGKIDIDSLITHTLPLDRINEAFDLMHEGKSIRTVVTY; the protein is encoded by the coding sequence ATGGACGTGCGCGCTGCAGTGGCCCGAGAGGCCGGCAAACCCCTGAGCATCGAGACGGTTCAGCTCGAAGGCCCGAAAGCGGGCGAGGTGCTGGTGGAGCTCAAGGCGACTGGCGTGTGCCACACCGACGAGTTCACGCTCTCGGGCAAGGACCCGGAAGGGATCTTTCCGAGCATCCTCGGTCACGAGGGCGCCGGCGTGGTGGTGGACGTCGGGCCCGGCGTCACCAGCGTGAAGAAGGGGGATCACGTGATCCCGCTGTACACGCCGGAATGTCGCGAGTGCGAGTTCTGCCTGAACCCCAAGACCAACCTGTGCCAAGCGATCCGCGCGACCCAGGGCAAGGGCCTGATGCCGGACGGCACCAGCCGCTTCTCTTCCGGCGGTAAGCCGCTGTTCCACTACATGGGGACCAGCACCTTCGCCAGCCACACGGTGCTGCCGGAGATCGCGGTGGCGAAGATCCGCGAGGACGCGCCCTTCGAGAAGGTCTGCTACATCGGCTGCGGCGTGACCACGGGGGTGGGCGCGGTGATCAACACCGCCAAGGTGGAGCCGGGCTCCAAGGTGGTGGTGTTCGGTCTGGGCGGCATCGGCCTGAACGTGATCCAGGGCGCGCGGCTGGTGGGCGCCGACATGATCGTGGGCGTGGATCTGAATCCGGGTCGTAGGGCGATTGCCGAGAAGTTCGGCATGACGCACTTCGTGAACCCCAAAGAGGTGGAAGGGGATCTGGTGCCGTATCTGGTGAACCTCACCGGCGGCGGCGCGGACTACACCTTCGAGTGCGTGGGCAACGTGGAGCTGATGCGCCAGGCCCTGGAGTGCTGCCACAAGGGCTGGGGCGAGTCGGTCATCATCGGCGTCGCGCCGGCGGGCGCGGAGATCGCCACTCGGCCCTTCCAGTTGGTCACTGGTCGGGTGTGGCGCGGCTCCGCCTTCGGCGGTGCTCGGGGCCGCACGGACGTTCCCAAGATCGTGGACTGGTACATGGACGGCAAGATCGACATCGACAGCCTGATCACCCACACGCTGCCTCTGGATCGCATCAACGAGGCGTTCGACTTGATGCACGAGGGCAAGTCCATCCGCACCGTCGTGACCTACTGA
- a CDS encoding RNA-binding protein: MGNRLYVGNLSFNSDNDTLRQAFEQFGEVTDVHVVSDRETGRSRGFGFVTLGSDEAAQNAIREMNGAMLDGRALKVNEAEERQNRGGGGGGRGGRGGGGGGRW, encoded by the coding sequence ATGGGTAATCGTCTTTACGTGGGCAACCTTTCCTTCAACTCCGACAACGACACGCTTCGCCAGGCCTTCGAGCAGTTCGGCGAGGTGACTGACGTGCACGTCGTTTCGGACCGCGAGACCGGTCGGTCGCGAGGCTTCGGCTTCGTCACCCTCGGCTCCGACGAAGCCGCGCAGAACGCCATTCGCGAGATGAACGGCGCGATGCTCGACGGTCGTGCGCTCAAGGTCAACGAGGCCGAAGAGCGTCAGAACCGTGGCGGCGGCGGCGGTGGTCGCGGTGGTCGCGGCGGCGGCGGCGGCGGTCGCTGGTAG
- the fghA gene encoding S-formylglutathione hydrolase, with protein sequence METLKQHRMFGGVQGFYTHDSSETGTRMRFSVFQPAGAERGAPVLVYLSGLTCTDENFTTKAGAQRVAAQHGLVLVAPDTSPRGLELPGEHDSYDFGSGAGFYVDATEEPWSKHYRMYSYVVEELPRLLETHFGVDLGRMGVFGHSMGGHGALVTAFRNPDRFRSVSALSPICAPTHCPWGKKAFSGYLGTDEAAWKQYDASELAATTRFRGEILVDQGSADEFLERELMPERLTAACSAAGIPLTLRMHDGYDHSYYFIATFAADHVEHHARVLCN encoded by the coding sequence ATCGAGACGCTGAAGCAGCACCGCATGTTCGGCGGTGTGCAGGGCTTCTACACCCACGACAGCTCCGAGACCGGCACCCGGATGCGTTTCTCGGTGTTCCAGCCCGCCGGTGCGGAGCGCGGCGCGCCGGTGCTCGTGTATCTCTCGGGGCTCACCTGTACGGACGAGAATTTCACCACCAAGGCGGGGGCTCAGCGCGTCGCCGCGCAGCACGGCCTCGTGCTCGTAGCGCCGGACACCAGCCCCCGCGGCCTCGAGCTACCGGGCGAGCACGACAGCTACGACTTCGGCAGCGGCGCGGGCTTCTACGTGGATGCCACCGAGGAGCCGTGGTCGAAGCACTACCGGATGTACAGCTACGTGGTGGAGGAGCTGCCGCGCTTGCTCGAAACACACTTCGGCGTGGACCTCGGGCGCATGGGCGTGTTCGGTCACTCCATGGGTGGCCACGGCGCGCTGGTCACGGCCTTCCGCAATCCTGATCGCTTTCGCAGCGTGTCGGCGCTTTCGCCCATCTGCGCGCCCACCCACTGCCCGTGGGGCAAGAAGGCCTTCAGCGGCTATCTCGGGACGGACGAAGCCGCGTGGAAGCAGTACGACGCCAGCGAGCTCGCGGCCACCACCCGCTTCCGCGGCGAGATCCTCGTGGATCAGGGCAGCGCGGACGAGTTCCTCGAGCGCGAGCTGATGCCGGAGCGGCTCACGGCGGCCTGCAGCGCGGCCGGCATTCCCCTCACCCTCCGCATGCACGACGGCTACGACCACAGCTACTACTTCATTGCCACCTTCGCCGCGGACCACGTCGAGCACCACGCGCGGGTGCTCTGCAACTGA